CTCTATCACTAAATCGATGATTTTAGGGTCAAGTTTATATTTTTTAAGATACTCTTTAACGGCCAATACCGCACTGGCTTTAGCCGCCAAATTTTCAAAGATGGTATGCGCATTTAAATTAATATCCACATCATGAGCTTTTTTGATACAACCCACCAATTTTTCATGAACATACAGCCCTTCGGCCCCTTCATTTTTGATAAGCGCTTCTATTTCACTAAGCGGACTGCCTTCTTTAACTTTAACCAGTTCGGCCTCCACCTCGCCTTTAGAGCGATAACTTAGCTCGCCGGCTAAATAATCCGCTTGCCTCTCGGCCATAAAACTTTTTTCTAACCAGACTAAATCGAAAGAGTCGGCCAGCTTCATTAAAAAGATAAAATCGGCTTCGTTGATAATACGGCCAAATTTACCGTCGGTTTTAGCCTCAAAGTTAGGCTCTCCCCTTAACTCATCGGGGTGTAGGTTACCTATATAAGCCTGATTGGGACCATAATTTACCGCTTGCTCAAAGCTGCGTAAATATTTTTTAACTTCGCTAAGATACGACGAATTGGGGTTGACCGTACGCTCGACACTTTGCGTAGTACCGTTATGCATAACCATATCCGGCGCGTGCGCCAAAGCGTAGCTGGCCCCTTTAAGTACGGCGTAGTTCATAAATTTTCTCCCTCAAAATTTTTAAATTGTTTTCTTCATAAAAACTCGTTCATCTCCCTCCGTTGTAGAGATGATGGTTACTTCATTCACACCTGTGTGGTACTCAAACCCTTGTTTTAAATACCACTTTATGGCCCTTTCATTATCTTTACGTGTTCTTAATATCACATTTTTTACCGGAATGTTTTTAAAAATATGTTTTAATAATTCTTCACCAATTTTGTTATTTCGGTAATCAATATGTACACCTAAATCACCTATATACCAATATTTACTAGCTTCATCTAAGTTATTTTTTAATTCTTCATATCTTTCTTTTTCCGTTAATAAAGGGACAGCGGCCGTAAAACCGACTACTTTATTTTCATCACCACAAAGATAGATAATACCCCTTTTTCTAAGATAATCTTCAAAAACTTTTTTAACGTTATCAAAGTCGTCCCATTCTTTTTCATTGTAATGAGAGGAGGTACCAAAGCAATTACCAAAAGTTTTATGCAACCCATTATTAAGGTGATTTAATAATTCTTCGTAATTTTTAACTAATAAATATTGATAATTATCCACACAATCTCCTATTACAACTTAATAAGCAGCCCGTTACGAAAAAATAAAACAGACTGCTTATCATCATAAACTTCTATTCAAAAACTGTTTGCTCGCTCACTTCAGTCTGTAAAGCTTTTAAACTCTTCTCTACCAAAGTTTTGCGCAACTTTTTCTCTTCGGCCTCATTTAAGTTTGGATTACCCAGCGGGTACGGAATAGCCACCGCCGGCACAATCCTGTTAGCCCCAACTGTCAGCGAAATAGGCACTATGGTACAGATATGCACAACTGTAATACCTGCCCGTTCAATTTCCTTTACCATCGTTGCCCCGCAACGTGTACAGGTGCCTCAGGTGCTGGTTAAAATAACAGCATCAACTTTATCTTTAATAAGTTCCGCCGCTATCTCCTTAGCGTACTCTACCGAACTTTTTACCGAAGTACCGTTACCCACGGTAGTATAATAATACGGATACAAATCACCAATCTTCCCCTCGTTCTTTAAATCGATGAGTACATCAATCGGTAAAACACGGTTAGGGTTGGCATTAGCATAAGTTGGGTCGTAGCCGCCGTGCGCCGTTTCGGCCATTTCGGTGATAGGATAGCGCCCGTATTTTTGCGCCGAACTGGCCTCGATGTGGTCGGGGTTACCCTTTGGCACAATGCCGCCGCTGGTTACCACCGCTATCTTAGCTTTGCTAATGTCCTTAATAGCCGGAGCAATGGGCACACGGTCGAAGGCCGGCATTAAATACTCGCTGCCAAAAGGCTGTTTGGTGAGTTTTTTTACCAACATATCTACCGCACGTTTGGCCCCAATTTCTTGGGCAAAAATAGGCTGGCGCGCCCCGCCGCGTTCGATGTAACCTTCTTCG
The DNA window shown above is from Spirochaetaceae bacterium and carries:
- a CDS encoding GNAT family N-acetyltransferase, whose amino-acid sequence is MDNYQYLLVKNYEELLNHLNNGLHKTFGNCFGTSSHYNEKEWDDFDNVKKVFEDYLRKRGIIYLCGDENKVVGFTAAVPLLTEKERYEELKNNLDEASKYWYIGDLGVHIDYRNNKIGEELLKHIFKNIPVKNVILRTRKDNERAIKWYLKQGFEYHTGVNEVTIISTTEGDERVFMKKTI
- the grdB gene encoding glycine reductase complex selenoprotein B, translated to MAKYKIVHYINQFAAGIGGEEQAGIAPQKQAGKMGAGALIEKGFEGEAEVVATVICGDSYFNENLEKAKAEVLALIKEEQPDLLIAGPAFNAGRYGTACGTVAKLVQDELKIPVVSGMYIENPGVDLFKESIYIVATKDNAAGMREAMPAIVKLAKKLVKKEMIGSASEEGYIERGGARQPIFAQEIGAKRAVDMLVKKLTKQPFGSEYLMPAFDRVPIAPAIKDISKAKIAVVTSGGIVPKGNPDHIEASSAQKYGRYPITEMAETAHGGYDPTYANANPNRVLPIDVLIDLKNEGKIGDLYPYYYTTVGNGTSVKSSVEYAKEIAAELIKDKVDAVILTSTUGTCTRCGATMVKEIERAGITVVHICTIVPISLTVGANRIVPAVAIPYPLGNPNLNEAEEKKLRKTLVEKSLKALQTEVSEQTVFE